A stretch of the Neofelis nebulosa isolate mNeoNeb1 chromosome 1, mNeoNeb1.pri, whole genome shotgun sequence genome encodes the following:
- the LOC131487400 gene encoding olfactory receptor 2T29-like: MEKNTWVAKRTGRSDFDLVGLFSQSKHPTLLCAVIFMDFLMALTGNIILILVICHDAHFDNPMYYFITQLSLMDVMYISVTVPKMLLDQVMGVNKISAPECGMQMFLYLTLAGSEVFLLAAMAYDRYVAICHPLHYPILMNHRICLILVSSCWFLGSLDGFMLTPVTMTFPFCRSREIHHFFCEVPAVMKLSCSDTSLYETLMYLCCVLMLLIPVTVISSSYSFILFTIHRMKSAEGWKKAFATCSSHMTLVILFYGTAVYTYMLPNSYHTPENDMIVSVFYTILTPVLNPLIYSLRNKDVTRALKKMNVGSVRKL, from the coding sequence ATGGAGAAGAACACTTGGGTGGCCAAGCGTACTGGACGATCAGATTTTGACCTAGTGGGACTCTTCAGTCAATCCAAGCACCCAACTCTCCTTTGTGCGGTAATTTTTATGGATTTCCTGATGGCCTTGACTGGAAACATTATCCTGATCCTTGTGATATGCCATGATGCCCACTTTGACAACCCCATGTACTATTTTATCACCCAGTTGTCTCTCATGGATGTGATGTACATTTCTGTCACTGTGCCCAAGATGCTCTTGGACCAGGTCATGGGTGTGAATAAGATCTCAGCCCCCGAATGTGGCATGCAGATGTTTCTCTACTTGACACTAGCAGGttcagaagttttccttctagctgccatggcctatgaccgctatgtggccatctgccaTCCACTCCATTATCCTATCCTCATGAACCATAGGATATGCCTCATCTTGGTGTCTTCCTGCTGGTTTCTTGGATCTCTGGATGGATTTATGCTCACACCCGTCACCATGACCTTCCCCTTCTGCAGATCCCGGGAGATCCATCATTTCTTCTGTGAAGTCCCTGCTGTAATGAAGCTTTCCTGCTCAGATACTTCCCTCTATGAGACACTCATGTACTTATGTTGCGTTCTCATGCTCCTCATCCCTGTGACAGTCATTTCAAGCTCCTATTCTTTCATCCTCTTCACCATCCACAGGATGAAGTCAGCAGAGGGGTGGAAGAAGGCCTTTGCTACTTGTTCTTCCCACATGACCCTGGTAATCCTCTTCTATGGGACTGCTGTCTACACCTACATGCTCCCCAATTCCTACCACACCCCTGAGAATGACATGATTGTATCTGTCTTTTACACCATACTCACTCCTGTTCTAAACCCTTTAATTTATAGTCTTAGGAATAAGGATGTCACAAGGgcactaaaaaaaatgaatgtaggaTCTGTCAGGAAACTATAA